From Chromohalobacter canadensis, one genomic window encodes:
- a CDS encoding HalD/BesD family halogenase: protein MPTTAAAIDPAVESKPTQRRLADAERTDLSELVDTDRYPLHDVDDPRLQAEIARVREDLDREGCAVLRGFLRSEALEQARQEGRELSAKSYYASRRVNAWFTSDDESLPEHDPRRHFMERTSGFVTRDMIPADAVIQQLYVSPAMKRLVAECLQEDEVYEYADPFAGLVQNVLPPGTEQPWHYDTNEYIVTMMTDIPDSGGEFQYCPNIRTPAGENYDGVGAVIRGEDTTTPRTLLLRPGDLQLFKGRYSLHRVTRVSGERERHTAIFAYSQQPGVVGRLERTRQLYGRVSEAHIEAEKRREERADGLLD, encoded by the coding sequence ATGCCGACGACCGCTGCCGCGATCGACCCCGCCGTCGAGTCCAAGCCGACCCAGCGCCGGCTCGCCGATGCCGAGCGCACTGACCTGAGCGAATTGGTCGACACCGACCGCTACCCACTGCATGACGTCGACGACCCGCGCCTTCAGGCCGAGATCGCCCGGGTACGCGAGGATCTGGACCGTGAGGGCTGCGCCGTGCTGCGTGGCTTCCTGCGCTCCGAGGCATTGGAGCAGGCTCGCCAGGAAGGGCGTGAATTATCGGCCAAGAGCTATTATGCCAGCCGCCGCGTCAACGCTTGGTTCACCAGCGACGACGAAAGCCTTCCGGAGCATGACCCCCGGCGGCATTTCATGGAGCGCACCAGCGGCTTCGTGACACGTGACATGATTCCCGCCGACGCGGTGATTCAACAGCTCTACGTCTCGCCGGCGATGAAACGCCTGGTGGCCGAGTGCCTGCAGGAGGACGAGGTCTATGAATATGCCGACCCGTTCGCCGGACTGGTGCAGAACGTTCTTCCGCCCGGCACCGAGCAGCCCTGGCACTACGACACCAACGAATACATCGTCACGATGATGACCGACATACCGGACAGCGGCGGCGAGTTCCAGTACTGCCCTAACATCCGTACGCCGGCGGGCGAGAACTACGATGGCGTCGGCGCGGTGATTCGCGGCGAGGATACGACCACGCCGCGTACGTTGCTGCTTCGTCCCGGCGACCTGCAACTCTTCAAGGGACGTTACTCGCTGCATCGGGTGACACGCGTCAGCGGTGAACGAGAGCGCCACACGGCAATCTTCGCCTATTCGCAACAGCCGGGCGTGGTGGGTCGGCTGGAGCGCACGCGCCAGCTCTACGGACGCGTCTCGGAAGCGCACATCGAAGCGGAAAAGCGCCGCGAGGAGCGCGCCGACGGCCTGCTTGACTGA
- a CDS encoding M24 family metallopeptidase yields the protein MTRLSSTLPSLLEGTDILAPTHDPAECEPTQSEIQQILLDRLARTRAELKKRDIVAAVLFDPTHVRYATGARNMQVYSARNPARYAFVPAEGPVVMFEFSGCSHLTEGLPGIDETRPATAISYYFCEDNLQQTTQAWAAEIDDLVRQCGGQKGDKVAIESATSHAAFALVEHGWQICDAQIPLERARAIKVPNEIKMVRSSLRAVENGVRKLEAAIRPGATENEVWSQLHQHIIATDADYVETRLMNSGPRTNPWFQECSNRAMQAGELVALDTDVVGRYGYYADFSRTFLCGDGKATSTQRELYRMAFDQVRHNMALIAPGMSFKEYAEKAWQIPQPYKARRYFALAHGVGMTGEYPYIVHREDIDDKGYDGIMQPGMTLCVESYIGHEDGGEGVKLEEQLYIRDDGQVELLSDYHLDARLLAE from the coding sequence ATGACCCGCTTGTCATCCACACTGCCTTCCCTGCTGGAAGGCACCGATATCCTGGCGCCGACGCACGATCCCGCCGAGTGCGAACCGACGCAGTCAGAAATCCAGCAGATTCTTCTGGATCGCTTGGCACGTACCCGGGCGGAGTTGAAGAAACGCGATATCGTCGCCGCCGTGCTGTTCGACCCGACCCATGTGCGCTACGCCACCGGCGCCCGCAACATGCAGGTCTACTCGGCGCGCAATCCAGCGCGTTACGCCTTCGTGCCGGCAGAAGGCCCGGTGGTGATGTTCGAATTCTCCGGCTGCAGTCACCTGACCGAAGGCTTGCCCGGCATCGACGAGACACGTCCAGCGACGGCGATTTCCTATTACTTCTGTGAAGATAATCTGCAGCAGACCACCCAAGCCTGGGCGGCAGAAATCGACGACTTGGTGCGCCAGTGTGGCGGCCAAAAAGGCGACAAGGTGGCCATCGAAAGCGCCACTTCGCACGCAGCCTTCGCGCTGGTCGAACACGGCTGGCAAATCTGCGATGCCCAGATTCCGCTGGAACGGGCACGCGCCATCAAGGTGCCCAACGAAATAAAGATGGTGCGCAGCTCACTGCGCGCGGTAGAGAATGGCGTACGCAAGCTGGAAGCGGCGATTCGTCCCGGCGCCACGGAGAACGAGGTTTGGTCGCAGCTGCACCAGCACATCATCGCCACCGACGCCGACTATGTCGAAACGCGGCTGATGAACTCCGGGCCGCGCACCAACCCCTGGTTCCAGGAGTGCTCCAATAGAGCGATGCAGGCCGGCGAGCTGGTCGCGCTGGATACCGACGTGGTCGGCCGGTATGGCTACTACGCCGATTTCTCGCGGACCTTCCTGTGCGGCGATGGCAAGGCGACGTCTACCCAGCGCGAGCTCTATCGCATGGCCTTCGACCAGGTGCGCCATAACATGGCCCTGATCGCACCGGGCATGTCGTTCAAGGAGTACGCCGAGAAGGCTTGGCAGATCCCCCAGCCCTACAAGGCGCGCCGCTATTTTGCGCTGGCCCACGGCGTCGGCATGACCGGCGAATATCCGTATATCGTTCACCGCGAGGACATCGACGACAAGGGCTACGACGGCATCATGCAGCCGGGCATGACGCTCTGCGTGGAGAGCTACATCGGCCACGAAGACGGTGGCGAAGGCGTCAAGCTCGAGGAGCAGCTTTACATTCGCGACGACGGTCAGGTCGAATTGCTTTCCGACTATCATCTCGATGCGCGATTGCTGGCCGAGTGA